The Virgibacillus siamensis sequence GCTTCCGTTCATCCTAAGTGCGCTGCTTGTCGTGTTCGGCCTGTGGATTCGTTCCGGTATTAATGAAACACCGGAATTTGAAGAGGCCAAAAAATCCGGTCAGGTTGCCAAATTGCCTGTAGTGGATACGTTAAAATACCATTGGCGTGAAGTGCTGATTGCGGTCGGTGCAAAAGTCGTGGAAACCGCGCCGTTCTATATTTTCGCAACCTTTGTCGTCAGCTATGCGACCGGCACACTGCAATATGACCAGATAACTGTACTGAATGCCATTACGATTGCAACGGTCGTGACAGCCATCATGATTCCATTTATGGGGAAACTTTCGGACTCGATTGGACGCAAAAAAATTTATGTTATTGGCTGTATCGCCATGGTACTCTATGCTTTTCCATACTTTATGCTGCTGTCGGTCGGGCAGGACTGGGCAGTTATTGTTGCGAGCGTACTGGCACTGGGTATTGTCTGGCCGCCAATCACCGCAGTACTTGGCACCATGTTTTCTGATTTATTTTCCACCAAAGTACGATATACCGGCATCTCGCTCGGATATCAAATTGGTGCTGCAATGGCTGGCGGGACCGCTCCGCTGATTGCGACATGGCTGCTTGGGCAATTCAACAATGCATGGACACCAATTGCGATATTCATTGTCGCGACAGCAGTAATTTCGCTTGTGGCTGTGGCATTTACCGGGCGATATAGTAAAGATGCCAGTGTACAAAGAGGAGCATGATTTTTCTATGGGCGGAGCAAATTTTCGTGTTCATTTGTTCCGCTTTTTTTGGATAGACAGTGATGTTAACTGAAGCTGTGAGATGCTCTACTAGGTATTATTGGATAACGTTTCTATATTTACCACCTTTGTTGTAATTCGATCATATAGCAGCAAATTCTCAACCTTGAAAGCCATTAAAAGGGTCTGTCAGAATGAAAATTATGGTATACTATTAGAAATAGATTGGCTTCGCATGAGGGGTTAGGCACACTGTTCTTTTTGGGATACCTCCCAAAGAGGAGGTGATGCTCATGGCTGTGGAGACTGTGTTAACGTTAA is a genomic window containing:
- a CDS encoding MFS transporter, with product MDKKLKRKVLTASLVGSSIEWFDFFLYGTVAGLVLDDLYFPSSDPIVGLMLAYLSFSLTFFIRPLGGVIFAHIGDRIGRKKTLVITLTLMGGGTVLIGLLPTYAQIGIAAPILLILLRLLQGLGLGGEWGGSLLLAVEYAPEGKKGLFGSIPQMGVPIGLVLGTFTLTMMSLLPHEAFMTWGWRLPFILSALLVVFGLWIRSGINETPEFEEAKKSGQVAKLPVVDTLKYHWREVLIAVGAKVVETAPFYIFATFVVSYATGTLQYDQITVLNAITIATVVTAIMIPFMGKLSDSIGRKKIYVIGCIAMVLYAFPYFMLLSVGQDWAVIVASVLALGIVWPPITAVLGTMFSDLFSTKVRYTGISLGYQIGAAMAGGTAPLIATWLLGQFNNAWTPIAIFIVATAVISLVAVAFTGRYSKDASVQRGA